DNA sequence from the Vicia villosa cultivar HV-30 ecotype Madison, WI linkage group LG3, Vvil1.0, whole genome shotgun sequence genome:
tcattttcttccatccCATTTTTCTATTTCCTCTGAAACTATCACACAGTTGCCAATAGAAATAACGTATAATGGATGGAGACCACCCACAAAAGAATGGAAAAAATGGGTCAAAAAGTTACAACCAAAGTTTGAATATTTGTGGATTCAAACTGGAATATTTCATGCAATCAAAGCTTCTACATATGAAATCAAAAGGGATGATGACTTGATTCTTGAACTTGCTGCTAGATGGTGTTCCAACACAAATACATTTAGTTTCCCATGGGGAGAATCAACAATAACATTGGAAGACACGAAGGTTTGTTTTGGTTACTCACTTGTGGGTTGTTCTGTTTCAATTCCTCTTATGGACAGTGAACAAGTAAAAGTAGAAGAAGAATTAatggaagcaagaagaatgtttaATAAGTCTAAAGCTAAAAAAGTAAATCAAAGAGCATGGATGATGTATTTTATGGAGACTGAAAGTAAAGTAAAGTGGTTATCAAGGTTTGTATTTCCTGGTGATGCTTATGATACCATTTTGAAAAGTGTTATTCCTATTGCAATACATTTAACTCATGGAAATAGAATAGCTCTTGCACCTGCTGTTTTAGCTAATATTTATAGGGATTTGAGTTTACTTAATAGTGTCATTACAAAAAATGCCACAACAATCATGAAGAGTCTAGGAGTAACTATTTGGGCTCCTTTTCAATTGGTTCAACTATGGGCTTTAGAGAGATTTTTAGCTCTTAATCCACGCCCTTATGACATAGGGCATGGTTTACCAAAGGTGGCTAGATGGAGTGGAGTTAaagtattgaaaaataaaaacttgAAAAAGGACTTGGATATTGCAGGATTTGGAAATGGTTTTCTGTGGCAACCATATGAGAATCCATCATCTGTTGAGGTTTATAATGAAAAAGACATGTTGAAATGTTATAATCCATGGTGGAAGAAATCAAAATCAAGCGAGGAAAGAGATAACAAGAGAGTGAAGGTTGAGCAACACGAACCGGAAGGTTATAATGAAGAGAGTCATTTTTAAATTCATGAAATATCAAGTTTAGATGATGACGATGAAGGAATTGAAAATGGAAAGATATTGTCTAGTAATGAATTTTGTGATGATATCATCAAATGTGGGTGATGGGGTTGAAATTATAAGTCAAAGTTATGACTAAAATGGTGAATAAGAGGAAAGTGTTAATCCTTTTACGTTGGATATGGAACTTGATCTTAAAAAGAGGACTGGGAAGATTTGGAAATAAGGCATAATACTCCTCAGTGGCTTTGTAACAACACAACATCAATACTTTTTGCTGGAACAGATCCAACTTCATATTCCTATCTTTGTTGTTATAGTTTAGAACAATTTATTGATAACTCACTATATATGTTGACACGTAACTGTTTCATTTTTTACTAATGCAACTTCTGAATGTAATTCTGTTCATTATGAAAAGACGAAAGTAAATGAAGTTAGTGATTTATATAGATTTGTATTTAATGAAGTATCAGAGTTTAAGCACTGCTTATTAAAGACTAGTTATTTATTCTTAGAGTTTAACTACTACTTATTAAAGACTAGTTATTTATTCTTTAAAGCTAATGTAATATGATGGTAAGTGTAAGTGAAAGATGCACTAATTTTATGTAATTTAAATTATGTgaatattcaaaaatattttcttatattttgtaAGTGCAgggagaagaaaaaaaactttataTTCTCTTTGTTTGATATGATTGAATGAGAGTGAAAAGAAAATCAGATATTTATAAATCACTACTACAAATTAATGTTACATTTTATGACAGAACTTTCACTTCATCCAACAAAAAATCGAGGTGTAAACCATATATacgttatattttaatttttatttaaaaaatcatatattttcttAGTTGAGTTGGTAACCACGAGGTAAAGTAATTAGAAGATATGCCTTCGAAATCTAACAACTACATTTCAAcacttattactttttttaaaacttaTCACCTTTGTTTTGCTGAAAACTGAGTGGTAAAGTGTTTAGAAGACTGTGGCAGTGAAATTTTGAGACTAgagccattgattgacttagctcaAACATTTTAGTAGAGTCATCGTAGCGCTTTAATGTtttcaaaggaaatgggaaaaaaaGACAAATAAAACCAactgaagtttttaaaatcaaaactaataaaaagacAAAGATCTTAGATTCGGGAGTTGGTTAAGCAAGGgtaaggtattagcacccttcacATCTTGGGTACTCCGTAAGAACctctttgaaatatatattattgttgttattattgttataaatgcttttgtgttttttttgtttaaataggtGGGATGGTGAGAAAAGAAGAGTTTTAAACATGTGCCTGTCACGACATCACATTGTGGGGCTACAtatcccttaagtgcaatagggaagtcagagcatttgtagttcctcttaaaaggaaaatataaaGCCAAGtaacaaaatctttttgggtgttgagctttaacaatgagtttttaaaatgataagctttaacaatacttaacaagttttaaaagatgtcaaactttaacaatacaaggcaaagGTTGATTTTAAAagaggttggttgagctttaacaataggTAAAATTATTCCcaaggtcctttaagttatttaattgtaacagtttcgtccttcaagttttttttgtaacaacttgGTCCTTTTGAGTGATAATTGActcatttttctctcattttaatcATTTAGAAATGTTGATTGTTGTGTTTTTTGAAACACTTCATCATTTTTACACTCCTCAAAATAATTGCATCCAAATTATCATATTTTCTCGGTTAAAAAAGGATAATGGCGAACACATTTGATAACATAAAGGACCTAGTTGTAGCGAAAATAACATGAAGGATCAAACTGTTACaactaaataacttaaaggaccttgGGAGTAATTTAACCTTAACAATACAAAAATGAGGTTGATTTAAAATCAAGGGTGAGTTTACGATAAACAAGATATCAATGTATAAACTCAAGTGTAAAAGTTTGATGAATAAAAGGATGACATACCTCAAGATCATTTAATGTACgaatgaatatgatgtgatgatagATGAATGTCTCATGAATGTACAAAGTTGTAAAATATGCATATGTACAAGTGGATAACAAGGGGATCATAGCAACAAGTTAATATTACCATGGTATTACATTTGGGATCAAAAGATCAAGGATCATAAGATTAGCGTTTTGTATGTATATACATTAATCTACtcattttgattttcaaagtttaaACAAAACTCTAGGTGAATCAACTAAGAGATCATGCTTTTTTTTGTCAAGATTGACTTATCTTAACCCTAATTGGTTCACATAAATATGTACAAATTAAATTGGTGAACGATCACttgattttttttgaagaaaggTGTTTTATAGGTATtaaaaataccttttttttttaattacttttgAATGTTGCTtaagtaaaatatttttggtctttaaaaaatatattctcAAAGTATGTCCCAGAAATAGGGAATgtacaaaaaattaattaaaaataagttgattttctatattaaataaattctcaaagttatgaaataaaacaaataaaactagtgataaaaaaaataaggaaagGGCTTAGTaagggttgaacccacgcccttatgctCATTGGTGAAAACATTTATTATTGGGTCATGCGCCCATGGTGATAAAGAAATGAATTTAGTTTAATAAATATAACTATGTTAGAAATgtgtaaaaatcaaataaaatcacaaaatagcAAACGGTGGGGATCGGACCCGTGACCTAGGCAAGGGAAAGAGTCTTAAGAGCACGCGCACTATCACTGGGGTGGCCATACACCCATTTACTAAAACGCCttcaactaaatatattttaaatcaagtttcaaaaatcggtttcaacttcatcttcaacctttgaaCAAACCATTaaaaggtgaatattttaattctcaaccAAATGCAAAACTACAAACATGAAACTTGTGTATTTTTTCATCATGAATTCAACCATGTATCATCCATGAATTTATTTTAACCCTAACTCAAGAATTTCTCAGAAAACCTCAAGAACCCTAACTTTTCAAAACAATATTAAATGATATATACCATTTATAAATGGAAACCAGttgagggcttttgatcctcacATTGTAACTAACATAATATAATCAAGTTTTGTTCAAAATGATACAAAATTTAGAGAGTTCAAGTTTGAAAACTTACCTATGTAGATGAAGATCAAGGGACATGTTAGAGCACTTCCAGATGAGTTCTGATGATTGGGATTTCTTCCTTGGACCTCAAtaatgctaactgaatgcttagaTCACCTTGAAATAGTCTTAATCCTCCTGCCCGATTCAAGTTGGAATAGCTTGAAGTGAAAATGGAAACTTGATTTAAAGTGATTATAGATGTGATGTGAGTGATCAAACAACTTATATGTGATGTGTGTGAAGTGTTTGAATGATTGTTTGACACAAAAATTATCTAAAACTCAAAATGCAGAAGTTTATACAAGTTGGAAATTTGGAGCtttcaagtgaggtagtgattttgggATTTTCTGTGTGTTTAAAAACAAGAGTAAAAAGCCTCTATTTATTGGGAGGATTTGTGATTTGTGGGGGAAAAATTAGACCATTTggtttattcaaacaaaatttatgTGATTTTGCTTCATGGTGAAGAAATCTTGaagttatggttcccatggtACTTGTAATGCTTTATACATAACTTAAGGGGATTCTTCTTCAAAACAGGAGGTTGGTTGTTGGTTTTGAGATGTTATGTGATCAGAAGCAACAATGTATGGGCTCAAGACTTAAGTTTTGAGATTAAAGTCACTTTACCAAAGTGGAAGTCATGCCTTTAGTCATGAAATGGAATGAAACATTGGTTAATGATCAAAACAAATGGATAACGCTCTTTGgatttttgtaagttttttaTTAGAGCAAAATTTACACGAAAGAGGGTCTGCAAACAAGGATTATGCATATTTGGTTCAACACTGCAACTTGGTTCTTCATGGAAATGGCTTGTAATTTAAGAATGAAACCCTAACTTCATCTCTTTGAATCTTCTACCTCACAAATGCTATGGAGGAGTTCTTATACATTTTGGAAAGCCTTAAACATTCTCTATATTGTTCATGTTTCGTGTTTCTTCAAGTTCTCAAGAAATCTTGATGTAAAGTGGCCTCAAAGATGCTTACTTTTGAAGAATAAATTTGCCTCTTtgtaaaaatttctaagtgttaaaAATCTCAACAACTTTCAAGCTTCATAGCTTAAAAACCATTCATCCTTTGGAATATAATTCACATTGACAAATATGTAGATCTTGGTTTTCTCTAGGAATAGAGCTTTGAAGCACAAATTTTGGCCAAgtattgaggaagttatggcctttcaaagttgagtaaaaaacatgtatttcttcatgaaaaagttaaaaccctaattgttgacttctctattcttaatttattttcttggtttctattgatcaaatgacttcggTAATCTTATATTCATacttttgatcttcaaaagtttaTGGTTGACCAAatatctcaaaagtcaaaggtgatcctgaatagttgactttttccaaatgaattgatTTCTTCTAACCATCAATTGAAACAAGATCTTCTATCCAAATGGATGTTATGCATGGATTATAACGAGGCATTAGTATCCTTGAATCGATCCATGGtaccatgctttgaccaaaagtcaactttctagagaattaggtcaaaaccctaattgtgcacgaggtgaatttgaaagttgttgatcttgaatgaACCATATTTGGACTTGGATATTGATGAGGGGAATCACTTTAGCACATGACAAATCTTGAGATCCTTTGTGAGCCTCAACACCCTAGTTTATTTGAGCTTCTTGGTAAGCTACCTGCCTTGTGAAACAAGCAACAagaaaacacaattttttttgtattttttggtaaGTAAATGATGCATGAGTGATTATGTATAGTGAGGATGCAtgaatgataatgatgataacACTCTTGGTGCTTAATGCaaaatatggtgggatctcagggtaaaaaattggggtacaacaaagACACGTCTTCGAATCCAAACATCTACATTTTATccccttataattttttttaaaatttttttatgacCTTTTATCTCGGTTTTGCTGAAAATCGAGGGGTAAAGTAGTTAGAGGACATGTCTTGGAATTCAAACAACTACATTTTATcaccttttaaatttttttttacaaaaaattatgAGCTATTACCTCGATTTTGTTGAAAATCGAAGGGTAAAATagcgtatttttttattttttatttatgatcaATTTGATGAAAAAAATTAAGTAACGAATCTTTTCTATCTATTTATAAAGTAACAATGGTCAAGACATTGCCAACTCATCAATCCACATAACATTAGTGATCATGTAAAAGTCTCACTAGCCAATCAAAACATGAATGCCCATAACTATCCAAAATGTGCTGAAATTTAAACTTAACATATTCAAAACAATGATAATGAAAGAAAGAGCAGGAAAATATTTTAAGGTTTGTTTCTTAATATAATCTTTTCTCTAGTAATTCCTTGTTAAAAATCTTTAATGTTAGTTGTAGTTATATCAAGTCAAATGTTTAATATTATTGTGGTTATTGAAATTTTGTATTTAAcgattctattgattttgtttatttattgttaatattgttgttgttgttgttgttgagatctACTGTTTAAAGATTACATGGAtttgattgttgttgttattgttgttatttttgttgttatttttgttgttgagatttgatatttaaatattctactaatttatttttgttgttgttattggtgttgttgatgatgatgatgatgatgatgatgatgaagatttaaAATGTGTTAGCAAATTTGATGTTCAGTAGATATATACGGAGAAAAATAGGCTAAAGCTACAATTTTGTAAACAGGACTTTACCCGTCAGTTTTTGAAAATGTAAAGTAGTtttgaaaatccaaaaaattaagTTACTGGTGATCAAACTCATGACTAGTGTCAGTTTTTGTTAAAGTGACAGTTTTCATATCACCCTCTATTATCCCACCTTTGTAACCAAGGTTATATCCTCTTCTCGTCCCACTTGAAATAGGATTATTTATAATAGTGAATtggtaaaaattattttattgaatgtattaaaaaaatttaatttatttgccaaacaatagtaaaaaaaatatctAGTTGTTATTAAATTTGAGtattttataatatgtttatgattttgtgTTAGATTTGGAGttgtttatttaatatatttacttTGCttcttaaaataaaagaaatattaaagaTATAGATTTTGGTGTGTGAAGAATCTTAGATTCGGACGGCAAGAATTTAAAAAGTTTTATGGAAATATTATTATCAATGTAAGAGTTGTTCTTTTTATTTCGTAGTTCATTaatattttagtttcttttctagATTTTTGAAGTCgataaacataaaaagaaaaagaaggaaatgtGACAGTTTTGTATGGCGGTTTCCATACCCGtctctaggggtggcaaaacaggtcGTGGTCCGcccgtgtaacaccccaattctacccgcaaaatttaaataatatcagagtataaaaattcacaaacgaaataattgaggtatcacatatttaTTCTCAAAAACAATTCACCTcatcgcataaagcggatacatagcactcaCAAAGTACGGAGGAATTGGCAACATCAAATGATAGTCTTtaacataaaacaacttccacagaagtgcaacggaaactcaacaattagCTCAAATATTCATAGCATcataattcaacaattaacacaattaaagtgGCAATCTTCAAAAGACAACCCAAGTATtttccaaaacataataattcaaTAGCAAGTAAATCAACAcgttcgtccccccgagtgctacgtatcagagcgacaacgactcaagaccaactcggctaacctcctctcaatgcgaatcacctgcacgttcccaatataaaggcaacggcaaaacaaagaaagagtgagatatcaattcatataattgaacgcatgataaattatatatataaaaaatagacatattcggttaatcgcattCATTAATATTGATATCCTCATATTATTCACAAAGTTATTTATTCACAGCTCACATACTTCCGTCATAtaataagtcacaaaaatacaatcaCAATGTAATCACAAACGTCACGCTatgaatcacaaaaaaatatatgggacatgactcatgtatatgcatgtgataccaattGGAGTTTCAGCTCccatcaccaattgcccaattcagaggcacaaggtgtaacgctcggaaaaataagtatatgcttaatttggacgtttgtgacgtttattggaattttaccgtttttggagtcgtttcagtcggtattagttcgggatggcggactaatatttaattgaaggttttcgtatttttggtactagaaatatcattaaggta
Encoded proteins:
- the LOC131658972 gene encoding uncharacterized protein LOC131658972; the encoded protein is MDDTIKEAREELMISPSSGENKTLRTAYFLKPSIHHSHFLPSHFSISSETITQLPIEITYNGWRPPTKEWKKWVKKLQPKFEYLWIQTGIFHAIKASTYEIKRDDDLILELAARWCSNTNTFSFPWGESTITLEDTKVCFGYSLVGCSVSIPLMDSEQVKVEEELMEARRMFNKSKAKKVNQRAWMMYFMETESKVKWLSRFVFPGDAYDTILKSVIPIAIHLTHGNRIALAPAVLANIYRDLSLLNSVITKNATTIMKSLGVTIWAPFQLVQLWALERFLALNPRPYDIGHGLPKVARWSGVKVLKNKNLKKDLDIAGFGNGFLWQPYENPSSVEVYNEKDMLKCYNPWWKKSKSSEERDNKRVKVEQHEPEGYNEESHF